The sequence below is a genomic window from Plectropomus leopardus isolate mb unplaced genomic scaffold, YSFRI_Pleo_2.0 unplaced_scaffold19910, whole genome shotgun sequence.
TCAAGTCCAAAATATGGGCACAACTTTGATTGAAAActattgaaaaaacataataatctGTTGAGTTTTTGATTGTAAACCGTAACTACAGCTGGGTGGTTCTCAGTCTCCTCCGGTGCAGATGCTTATCCAATAAATGTCAGTAAAGTGGCGTATTTTGGTCCATAGGTGACATCATCCACCAGTCCCCTGGCAACCTGGATCCACAGCACTTGAAAATGCTGCTGTCATGTCTGCAGACCACCAATAATCCACCAGACAAATGTCGCATCCTACTGACGTTAGGAAATTCTGCTGCTTTTACTGTGAATCAGGTACAGTAACAGTAAACTTTCTCAAAAACCTCCCATAAATGAAATTTGCTCTGCTTGCCTTTTTGTAAATATTCTATAATTATAAACCTTTGTAGCTGCTGTCACTCAAAGTCATGAATATACCTTGTGACATTATGTATGTATCTTTAGCCAtgaattatcatttttctttcttttttgatttttttactggATTCTCCAGAATCTAATCCGGGAGTTTGAAGGGATTCACATCATAGCTGGTTTCCTCTCTGATCCTTCAGCGGAGGTCAGAGTGCAGACTCTGAATGCTTTAAATAATCTGTGTATGAACATCCAAAACCAGGAACAAATAAAGGTATGTTACCGTATACTGTACAGCAGATATCGTGCAGTGTGTTGCTGGATATGGGATATCTGCGTTTCTATATTCATGTCCAT
It includes:
- the LOC121965417 gene encoding armadillo repeat-containing protein 10-like, translating into GVFWSIGDIIHQSPGNLDPQHLKMLLSCLQTTNNPPDKCRILLTLGNSAAFTVNQNLIREFEGIHIIAGFLSDPSAEVRVQTLNALNNLCMNIQNQEQIKVYVPQVLELIEMSPVNSELQLGALRLLTNLSVTDKHQHLLKESVTLLLSLLVVSNEALQVQTLKVLVNLSSNPDMMDDIVQAQ